One SAR86 cluster bacterium genomic window carries:
- a CDS encoding glycoside hydrolase family 2 produces the protein MKKIFKQISKLIMIPAVSFIFLFACSEGTSKVKENELKIQQLDYDFINPPESIQTSVYWYWISDNISKDGVVRDLRSMKAAGINRAFIGNIGLDDVPYGNVKMLSDEWWEIIHVALKTATELDIDIGIFNSPGWSQSGGPWVKAENSMRYLISSETEVTGPKKFSQRLEKPHEIFQDVRVVAYPSVVGENSVLDISNSEIYSKPNISKLSQALDDNLKTGFTFPSEGEFVIDIKAKEFFTARSLTISTIEVPMVANVQFQAKKDNGEFITIKDFEIDRSNSNISVGFVPWAPVVISFPKVTASDFRLIFDYKNTQNEWVYPQNEEISGIAEIVISETPRVERFAEKTLAKMFSSPLPYWEEYQWKQQADVDSQTLVVDPSKVINLSDFLSSDGVLNWDVPEGKWIIQRSGMTPTGIKNGPASPEATGYEVDKMSKKHVETHFYGHIGELLERVPEKDRKSLKVVVLDSYEKGAQNFTDGFLEEFEETYGYDPLPYLPVYQGTVVGSQNSSDAFLWDMRRLVADKIAYDYVGGLREVSNKHNLTTWLENYGHWGFPGEFLMYGGQTDELGGEFWSEGTLGDVENRAATSAGHIYGKSKISAESFTSSSMAFYRHPRIIKKRGDRFFAVGINNTLLHVYITQPYEDKSPGMNAWFGTEFNRKNTWFSQIDVYLKYLKRSNFLLQQGKNVADIAYFIGEDTPKMTGITDPDVPIGYQFDYMNAEVILKYMTVEDGLITLPHGTQYKIMVLPKLETMRPELLTKINQLVNDGAVILGPPPNRSPSLQNQPQADLEVKKMARLLWGEIDGVNVKARQVGKGLIINGMNMTEAFDLIDTVPDVKLPQDNSIHFGHRTLDGKEIYYLTNQTNQTQVIAPEFRITNMLPELWLPTTGERRVLPDFDIRGQVTAVPMMLEPYESVFVVFRTPSDTPISTSISTNYPKLSLLTNVNSPWKVNFNASQRGPKEQVEFSELFDWTNSDNELIKYYSGTAYYSNKFTLQSLSKDKKILIDLGNFTAMAKVKVNGKYAGGLWTPPYQLDISDLVIPGENELEIEIVNTWVNRIIGDMQLPESQRKIWTVVNPYDADTPLQPSGLIGPVSIYSASY, from the coding sequence ATGAAAAAAATATTTAAGCAAATATCGAAATTAATAATGATTCCAGCTGTTTCTTTTATATTTCTATTTGCTTGCAGTGAAGGCACTTCAAAAGTTAAGGAAAACGAACTTAAAATACAACAACTTGATTACGATTTTATAAACCCTCCTGAAAGCATTCAAACAAGTGTCTATTGGTATTGGATATCTGACAATATTTCAAAGGATGGAGTTGTGCGTGATCTGCGTTCAATGAAAGCAGCAGGCATTAATCGTGCCTTCATTGGAAATATTGGACTTGATGATGTTCCCTATGGAAATGTAAAAATGCTTAGTGATGAGTGGTGGGAAATAATACATGTAGCCCTAAAAACAGCAACTGAACTTGATATTGATATTGGGATTTTCAATTCACCAGGATGGTCTCAATCGGGAGGCCCATGGGTAAAAGCTGAGAATTCAATGCGTTATCTCATTAGTTCAGAAACAGAAGTGACTGGACCAAAAAAGTTTTCTCAAAGACTAGAAAAACCACACGAAATATTTCAAGACGTAAGAGTTGTCGCGTATCCAAGTGTAGTTGGTGAAAATAGTGTTTTAGATATTTCTAATAGTGAAATTTATTCCAAACCCAATATATCAAAATTATCCCAAGCTCTTGATGATAATCTTAAAACAGGTTTTACATTCCCCTCTGAAGGTGAATTTGTTATTGATATAAAAGCAAAAGAATTCTTCACAGCTCGAAGTCTTACTATTTCAACTATCGAAGTTCCGATGGTGGCAAATGTACAATTTCAAGCAAAGAAAGATAACGGTGAATTTATAACGATTAAAGATTTTGAAATAGACCGCTCAAACTCAAATATAAGTGTTGGATTTGTTCCATGGGCGCCTGTTGTGATTTCTTTCCCTAAGGTAACCGCGAGTGATTTTCGTCTAATTTTTGATTATAAAAACACTCAAAATGAATGGGTTTATCCTCAGAATGAGGAAATATCAGGAATTGCTGAGATTGTAATATCTGAAACCCCACGTGTTGAACGTTTTGCAGAGAAGACATTAGCAAAAATGTTTTCCTCTCCATTACCTTATTGGGAGGAGTATCAATGGAAACAGCAAGCAGATGTTGATAGCCAAACATTAGTTGTTGATCCCTCTAAAGTAATTAATCTAAGTGATTTTTTATCTTCAGATGGTGTATTAAATTGGGATGTCCCTGAGGGAAAATGGATTATTCAACGTTCAGGTATGACACCTACCGGAATTAAAAATGGTCCAGCATCTCCTGAAGCAACTGGTTATGAAGTTGATAAGATGAGTAAGAAGCATGTTGAGACTCATTTTTATGGACATATTGGTGAACTTCTGGAACGCGTCCCCGAGAAGGATAGAAAATCACTTAAAGTGGTGGTTCTTGATAGCTATGAAAAAGGTGCTCAGAATTTTACTGATGGTTTTTTAGAGGAGTTTGAGGAAACATATGGCTATGATCCTTTACCTTATTTACCAGTCTATCAAGGTACAGTGGTAGGAAGTCAAAATTCATCAGATGCATTTTTATGGGACATGCGTCGTCTGGTTGCAGATAAAATTGCCTATGACTATGTTGGAGGATTAAGGGAAGTAAGTAACAAACACAATTTAACTACATGGCTAGAAAATTATGGACATTGGGGCTTTCCAGGAGAATTTCTTATGTATGGAGGACAAACTGATGAACTAGGAGGCGAGTTCTGGAGTGAGGGAACTTTGGGTGATGTAGAAAACCGTGCAGCTACTTCAGCTGGACATATTTACGGAAAATCAAAGATTTCAGCAGAGTCGTTTACATCTAGCAGTATGGCCTTCTACCGTCACCCTCGCATCATAAAAAAACGTGGTGATCGTTTTTTTGCAGTGGGCATTAACAATACTTTATTGCATGTTTATATCACACAACCATATGAGGACAAATCACCTGGTATGAATGCTTGGTTTGGAACGGAATTTAATCGTAAAAATACATGGTTCTCGCAAATTGATGTTTATTTAAAATATCTAAAACGTAGTAACTTTCTACTTCAGCAAGGAAAAAATGTTGCTGATATTGCTTATTTTATCGGTGAGGACACACCAAAAATGACTGGCATTACAGACCCTGATGTTCCTATAGGCTACCAGTTTGATTATATGAATGCTGAAGTGATCTTGAAATACATGACTGTTGAAGACGGTTTAATTACTCTCCCACATGGGACACAGTACAAGATTATGGTTTTACCAAAGTTAGAGACAATGCGCCCTGAATTACTAACTAAAATTAATCAACTTGTTAATGACGGTGCTGTTATATTAGGACCGCCACCTAACCGTTCACCAAGTCTACAAAACCAACCTCAGGCAGATTTAGAAGTAAAGAAAATGGCGAGGTTGCTTTGGGGCGAAATAGACGGAGTGAATGTAAAGGCTCGTCAAGTAGGCAAGGGGCTTATTATTAATGGTATGAACATGACAGAAGCATTTGACTTAATTGACACAGTTCCAGATGTAAAATTACCACAAGATAATTCAATTCATTTTGGACATCGTACACTTGACGGGAAAGAAATTTATTATCTAACAAACCAGACAAATCAAACTCAAGTCATTGCCCCAGAATTTAGAATAACTAATATGTTGCCAGAGTTATGGCTTCCAACTACGGGTGAAAGGCGTGTTCTGCCAGATTTTGATATTAGAGGGCAGGTAACTGCAGTACCTATGATGCTTGAACCTTATGAAAGCGTGTTCGTAGTTTTTAGAACACCCTCAGATACACCAATATCAACAAGCATTTCAACAAATTACCCAAAATTATCGCTTTTAACAAATGTTAACTCACCTTGGAAAGTCAATTTTAATGCATCTCAAAGAGGACCAAAAGAACAAGTAGAATTTTCAGAGTTATTTGATTGGACTAATTCAGACAATGAGCTTATTAAGTATTACTCAGGAACTGCCTATTATTCGAATAAATTTACATTGCAATCTTTATCTAAGGATAAAAAGATTTTAATTGATTTAGGTAATTTTACCGCTATGGCAAAAGTTAAAGTTAATGGAAAATATGCTGGTGGCTTATGGACACCACCTTATCAACTTGATATTTCGGACTTAGTAATACCGGGTGAAAATGAATTGGAAATCGAGATCGTAAATACTTGGGTTAATCGTATTATTGGAGATATGCAGCTTCCAGAATCTCAGCGAAAAATATGGACAGTTGTGAATCCTTATGATGCTGATACTCCATTGCAGCCTTCTGGTCTTATCGGCCCAGTGTCAATATATAGTGCCTCATACTAA
- a CDS encoding hotdog fold thioesterase, which yields MSIWFKEYKIEDIQIPPVGIDELLEIEIIELGNDFIKTKMPVNSKTKQPLGLLHGGASCVLAESTASIAAFLVVDPKKKTVVGLNLLANHLKSVKEGYVYATAKPKHIGRSTSVWDVQITNEEKHLISQISFTAMHKDN from the coding sequence ATGTCTATTTGGTTTAAAGAATACAAAATTGAAGATATACAGATCCCTCCAGTAGGTATTGATGAACTTTTAGAAATTGAAATTATTGAACTTGGTAATGATTTTATTAAAACAAAGATGCCAGTAAATTCAAAGACTAAACAACCTCTAGGTCTTTTGCATGGTGGGGCCTCCTGTGTGCTTGCCGAGAGCACTGCTAGTATTGCTGCATTTCTTGTTGTGGACCCTAAGAAAAAAACTGTTGTTGGACTAAATTTGCTTGCCAATCATTTAAAGAGTGTAAAAGAAGGGTATGTTTATGCTACTGCTAAACCAAAGCATATAGGCAGGAGTACATCTGTATGGGATGTTCAGATTACAAACGAAGAAAAACATCTTATTTCACAAATAAGTTTTACTGCAATGCATAAGGATAATTAG
- a CDS encoding DUF2061 domain-containing protein translates to MTELIVNISKRISKVDSLGLTVVYTIGHIFIATICVYFITGAPLNLAAADAFIEPIINGVWFYFLHSTWKRFNKKN, encoded by the coding sequence ATGACAGAACTTATAGTTAATATAAGCAAAAGGATAAGCAAAGTTGACAGTCTTGGCCTAACAGTTGTTTACACAATCGGACATATATTTATTGCCACCATTTGTGTTTATTTTATTACAGGTGCCCCTTTAAACCTTGCAGCGGCTGATGCATTTATTGAACCCATAATAAATGGAGTTTGGTTTTACTTCCTGCACTCTACCTGGAAGAGATTCAACAAGAAAAATTAA